A genomic stretch from Coregonus clupeaformis isolate EN_2021a chromosome 23, ASM2061545v1, whole genome shotgun sequence includes:
- the LOC121549958 gene encoding cAMP-responsive element modulator isoform X3, with protein MSMPLIVIAHIAGGFGSISVRELHLDLLRTDMAVAADESASTGDMSGYQICTPTSSLPQGVVMASSPGSLHSPPLMADETTRKRQLRLMKNREAARECRRKKKEYVKCIENRVALLENQNRTLIEELKALKDIYCHKVE; from the exons ATGTCAATGCCCTTAATTGTGATTGCACACATAGCTGGTGGTTTTGGAAGCATTTCAGTTAGAGAGCTGCATTTGGACCTCTTAAGAACAGATATGGCTGTTGCTGCGGATGAGTCAG CTTCCACTGGTGACATGTCAGGCTACCAGATTTGCACTCCCACCTCCAGCCTGCCCCAGGGCGTTGTGATGGCCAGCTCCCCAGGCTCCCTGCACAGCCCCCCACTCATGGCTGACGAGACCACACGCAAGAGACAACTCCGCCTCATGAAGAACAG GGAGGCTGCCCGCGAGTGTCGCCGGAAGAAGAAGgaatatgtaaaatgtattgaGAATCGGGTGGCTCTGCTCGAAAATCAAAACAGGACTCTCATTGAGGAACTAAAAGCTCTTAAAGACAtatattgccacaaagttgaatgA